Proteins encoded in a region of the Cytobacillus pseudoceanisediminis genome:
- the dapG gene encoding aspartate kinase — protein sequence MNIIVQKYGGTSVRDENSREHALKHIKKALADGYKVVVVVSAMGRKGDPYATDTLLSLVEGNNSKISKRETDLLLSCGEVISSVVFSNMLNEHGITAAALTGAQAGFRTNNDHTNAKIIDMKCDRLLKELENQDVIVVAGFQGSSKTGDVTTIGRGGSDTSAAALGAALNAEWIDIFTDVEGIMTADPRIAENARPLSVVTYTEVCNMAYQGAKVIHPRAVEIAMQAKIPIRIRSTYSDSLGTLVTTLNKNRRGTDIKERSVTGIAHVSNVTQIKVLAKKDQYDLQSEVFKAMANQGISVDFINIYPNGVNYTVTEEMTDKAISILKGLGHDPLVERECAKVSVVGAGMQGVPGVASRIVTALSEQGIRILQSADSHTTIWVLVKQADLIKSVNALHDAFRLEEDLAEYERTDI from the coding sequence ATGAATATCATCGTTCAAAAATATGGAGGCACATCAGTTCGCGATGAAAATAGCCGCGAACATGCGCTTAAGCACATAAAAAAAGCGCTGGCTGACGGATATAAGGTTGTTGTTGTTGTTTCAGCGATGGGCCGAAAAGGCGATCCTTATGCAACAGACACACTGCTTTCGCTTGTAGAAGGCAATAACAGCAAGATCAGCAAACGCGAAACGGATCTGCTTTTATCCTGCGGTGAAGTCATCTCAAGTGTCGTTTTTTCAAACATGCTGAATGAACATGGAATCACAGCAGCAGCTTTAACAGGGGCACAGGCAGGATTTAGAACAAATAATGATCATACAAATGCAAAAATTATCGATATGAAGTGCGACAGACTATTGAAAGAGCTTGAGAATCAAGATGTCATCGTCGTTGCAGGTTTTCAGGGTTCTTCTAAAACCGGTGATGTCACAACGATCGGAAGGGGCGGCAGTGATACCTCCGCAGCGGCTCTTGGCGCAGCCCTAAATGCCGAGTGGATTGATATCTTTACTGATGTGGAAGGCATCATGACTGCTGATCCGCGCATAGCCGAAAATGCACGCCCATTATCAGTTGTCACTTATACGGAAGTCTGCAATATGGCGTATCAGGGTGCTAAGGTTATTCACCCTCGTGCTGTCGAAATTGCCATGCAGGCCAAGATTCCGATCAGAATCCGCTCAACATACTCCGATAGTCTCGGAACACTTGTCACAACTTTGAATAAGAACAGGCGCGGGACAGATATTAAAGAGCGCTCCGTAACAGGAATTGCCCACGTATCCAATGTGACTCAAATAAAGGTTCTTGCGAAGAAAGATCAATATGATCTTCAGTCTGAGGTCTTTAAAGCGATGGCAAACCAGGGGATCAGCGTCGACTTTATCAATATATATCCAAATGGCGTCAACTACACGGTTACGGAAGAAATGACTGATAAAGCGATTAGTATTCTAAAGGGCCTGGGTCACGATCCACTGGTTGAAAGAGAGTGCGCAAAGGTTTCGGTTGTAGGTGCAGGAATGCAGGGTGTTCCTGGTGTGGCTTCACGAATTGTGACAGCATTGTCCGAGCAGGGAATTCGTATCTTGCAATCTGCAGACA